In Oncorhynchus kisutch isolate 150728-3 linkage group LG11, Okis_V2, whole genome shotgun sequence, the genomic stretch ttcaacgtTTTTCCTTTccaatggtatcaagaatatgcatatccttgcttcaggtcctgagctacaggcagttagatttgggtatgtcattttaggtgaaaattgaaaccttaagaggttttaagaccTACTGCATAAGTATTTTACTTGGATAATTATAGATTACAGCCAacttttttgtgtgtattttgaCAAGGACATGAGGATTTTATGGTGAAATTATTATTCACTAAGCATAGAAAAACATTTCAATGAGTTTGACTATTGACTTCTACTATACCCTTTGTACTCGACTTAAAACTATTGCAGGATTCCAAACAACCGTGTTATTGAGAACCAGGTGGAACTTTTGCACTTCAGTGACAGCTGCTAGCTGCTGAAGAGCAAGACCTGCCAGATGAAGTCCTGCAGGACCAGGACTTGTAGGACCAAGGAGGAGTTGGAGGACCTCTGCAAGAGTCTGGAGGAGGCCACCACAAGACGGTAAGAGATGGTATGTATCTTAATTTTTGAAAATGTTCCCAGAACCTTttggtggtggactattcttgatacacatgggaaacttttgatgtaaaaaaaacagcagagttgcagttcttgacacaaactggtgtgcctggcacttacataccctgttcaaaggcacttatattttttgtcttccccattcaccATATGAatgccacacatacacaatccatgtctcaattgtctcaaagcttcaAAAACCTTatttaacccatctcctcccctttatctacactgattgaagtggatttaaaagctttcacctggattcctctggtcagtctgtcattgaaagagcaggttgttcacaatgttttgtacactcagtgtatatgtctttccagggttgcaaaattcttgAACTTTCAATCAAATCCATTGTTTTCCTGAAATCCCATTTGGATTACCAGTATTTCTGGGAAATCTAGTAATTTATTAAAAGTTTTTGCAACCCATTTTTGTAACTTTGACCACATTTTAGCCACGCTGAAATCCACATAACCCACGTTATTTTGACCTACATCGTTATACACCTTTGTTCATATTTAATTGTGTAATCCTGGGAGTGTTCTACTTTAACCTCCAGAGAACGTTCTCTGCTAACTCCATACAACCAAAAGAGAAAGTTCAAAGAACGTTAAGAAAACATTGGTGCAATGTTCAGGGAAGGGTTCCCACACCTTCAGAGAACATTCCCAGAACCAAAATGAGTTATCTTTGCAGTGCCATAATAAGCCAGCAGTTTTTTTTGAGCTGTAGGCTATTCTAATGGAATCCTATACCGCTTAAAGGAGGTCTCCGTGTATGCACGTGATGGACGAAATCACAAGAGACTTGTTGATCACTGAAACATTTTGAAACGAACGCTGGAAACGATTTCGTCCATCACGTGTTGCCCATGTCCGTACAGTAGAGCTCGGGAGTTTAATAAGCGCATTTGGAATTCCACCCGACACCTTTGTTGTGCGCTTGAAGGGGCGGGAATGCAAATAGATCTTCATGTATAAAGAGAACATCGCAGAGCCGTGCGTCAGGATACCTCAAAATACCCCACTAACATACTCTTGAGACTGTGGTAGGATTCAAGACTTTGCGGACTTTTAAAAAACCCTACATTTGACgaattttttattcattttttaaattcataAAACCGATCATTTATTTAAAGAAGTATGCCTAATCTGCCAGTTGGTCGTTTTATGGCCATGTATCTCACGCTGTTTGGATACCTTGGGGATGCTTACGCTGGGGCTGTTTTACTGAACTCTAATGCCATCAAGAACTTGCCCGGTGTCACTGACACGGTTAGCCCGAGCCCACGTCCTTCTTCTTCAGGTAATGACGGACAGAAGGCAGTCGTGGACACTTTGCAGGTAAACAACTGCACTAGAACGCTCTTGCAGCTGTGCGTAATACCAACACTAACCTATGCCTGAGCGCTTATCGGGCACTTTACCTTACCTACGCTTTTACTGAAATGCGTTTTGCAATCGTGTTCCAATTAAAGTTAATATTCTATTATGTTTTTATGTTAGCCTACTTGCACATACAATGCTGAGTGTGGGGCCGATGAATTCTGCAACGATATCCGAGGCGCGTGTCTCCCATGCCGAAAGACCCGGAAGCGGTGCGCAAGAGATTTTATGTGCTGCGCCGGGAAGCGCTGCATCAATGGTGAGCTCAACATATCCAAACGCAACATGTTTGTTTTTCCAACCATTTTCAGATCATCACACTTTTAATTCATGCGAGAACTTTGATGTATTTGCGTTTAATGTGGTAGTAagataaaattaaaaaaaacttATGGTGAGAAAGATGGGGAATCGTGAGATATTGTAATCATCTTACAAACTTTACTTGTGTTCAACTGAAGTGACTGTATGATAACGTGTGCCTTTTTCCTTAGGTGTTTGTCAGGCCAGTGATCAAGATGCTGAAACCGCAGTCACTACCAGTGTTGAGAATAGGCAGAACAACACCATGGAACACTATGGCAAGAGACTGCCTCTGCTCCAAGGTCAACATTCTGTAAAAGGTAGGTGTGcattacacatgcacacacattatcCAGTACCACCCATAAAGATCCTATAGATTTGTCGTTCCCACCAGTCCCCAAGGAATAAGTTACCATAAAAACACAAAGCCAAGGGGATTGAAAGGAAACATTTGATTATCAAAATTCCAGCTATGAGGCCTTTCCAACAGAACCCTTCATATTCCTTCTCTCTAGGTCGGGAAGGTGACAACTGCCTAAGGTCCTCCGACTGCTCTGAGGGTCTGTGCTGTGCACGTCACTTCTGGTCTCGTATCTGTAAGCCGGTGCTGACAGAGGGCCAGGTGTGCACGCATCACCGTAGGAAAGGCGGCCATGGCCTGGAGCTCTTTCAGCGCTGCGACTGTGGAGATGGCCTCTCAtgcagaatagagagaggagagaaagaccccGGAGTCAGCAGGACGGCAGTGCGGAACCTGCACACCTGCCAGAGACGCTGACACACATCCGGGACATTCACACTGCCTCAGATACTGACATACAGTCATGAACATACACACTTCCCACAACCAACACATATCTGACAGATGTCAGAGACGCTGACATGCACAGAACACAACCGGAAAGGAAAAATGGGTGTGATGCGCCCAGAGGGTTGCGATGGACCAATCCAATTCCCCCTGATGCTGGAGAATGCAAAATAAAGAAGTTGTCATTGGATGTGTATAGGAAATATCGATACATGTCATCAAAAATGGCAGAGTTGTTTTGTTTCTTTTAATGAAACTTAACTTTGATTGCAGTAAATTACTGTATTGTAAATACTATACTGGAGCTGGCACTTAACTGAGAATTTGAATTCTGTCTACACCTGTATTATAAATAACTTGGTGC encodes the following:
- the LOC109899107 gene encoding dickkopf-related protein 1-like, translating into MPNLPVGRFMAMYLTLFGYLGDAYAGAVLLNSNAIKNLPGVTDTVSPSPRPSSSGNDGQKAVVDTLQPTCTYNAECGADEFCNDIRGACLPCRKTRKRCARDFMCCAGKRCINGVCQASDQDAETAVTTSVENRQNNTMEHYGKRLPLLQGQHSVKGREGDNCLRSSDCSEGLCCARHFWSRICKPVLTEGQVCTHHRRKGGHGLELFQRCDCGDGLSCRIERGEKDPGVSRTAVRNLHTCQRR